From the genome of Triticum aestivum cultivar Chinese Spring chromosome 3B, IWGSC CS RefSeq v2.1, whole genome shotgun sequence, one region includes:
- the LOC123071253 gene encoding WRKY transcription factor WRKY24, translating into MTTSSSGSVETSANSRPGSFSFGSASFTEMLGGSAAAGGASGYKALTPPSLPLSPSLMSPSSFFSMPAGMNLADFLDSPVLLTSSIFPSPTTGAFGSQFNWRPEAPTPSAAEQGGKEEQRQPYSDFSFQTAPANSEEAARATMTTSLQPPVAVASQGEEAYTGQQQQAWGYGQQQEGMNASAANPASFSAPALQATSSEMAPAGAYRQTHSQRRSSDDGYNWRKYGQKQVKGSENPRSYYKCTFPNCPTKKKVETSLEGQITEIVYKGTHNHAKPLNTRRGSGGGAAAAQVLQIGGDASENSFGGMVTTPENSSASFGDDDNGVSSPRSGNVGRNDNDDDEPDSKRRRDSGDGEGINMAGNRTVREPRVVVQTMSDIDILDDGYRWRKYGQKVVKGNPNPRSYYKCTTVGCPVRKHVERASHDLRAVITTYEGKHNHDVPAARGSAALYRPAPRAADSTASTGHYLNPQPSAMAYQASAAPNVAGTQQYAPRPDGFGGQNPGSFGFNGNFGFSGAGFDNPTASYMSQHQEQQRQNDAMHASSAKEEPREEDMFFQNSQY; encoded by the exons ATGACAACCTCGTCGTCAGGGAGCGTGGAGACGTCGGCCAATTCGAGGCCCGGCTCCTTCTCCTTCGGGAGCGCGAGCTTCACTGAAATGCTGGGCGGCTCCGCCGCGGCCGGCGGCGCGTCCGGGTACAAGGCCCTGACCCCGCCTTCCCTGCCGCTCTCGCCTTCGCTCATGTCGCCGTCGTCCTTCTTCAGCATGCCCGCCGGCATGAACCTCGCCGACTTCCTCGACTCCCCGGTGCTCCTCACCTCCAGT ATCTTCCCGTCACCCACGACGGGCGCGTTCGGGTCCCAGTTCAACTGGCGGCCGGAGGCGCCGACGCCGAGCGCCGCCGAGCAGGGCGGCAAGGAGGAGCAGAGGCAGCCCTACTCCGACTTCTCGTTCCAGACGGCGCCAGCGAACAGCGAGGAGGCCGCGCGTGCGACGATGACGACTAGCTTGCAGCCACCGGTTGCTGTGGCGTCACAG GGGGAGGAAGCGTACACAGGCCAGCAGCAGCAGGCATGGGGGTACGGCCAGCAACAAGAAGGCATGAACGCGAGTGCCGCCAACCCGGCGAGCTTCAGCGCGCCGGCGCTCCAGGCGACCTCGTCGGAGATGGCGCCTGCGGGCGCGTACAGGCAGACGCACTCGCAGAGGCGGTCGTCGGACGACGGGTACAACTGGCGCAAGTACGGGCAGAAGCAGGTGAAGGGGAGCGAGAACCCCCGCAGCTACTACAAGTGCACCTTCCCCAACTGCCCCACCAAGAAGAAGGTGGAGACGTCGCTGGAGGGCCAGATCACCGAGATCGTGTACAAGGGCACGCACAACCACGCCAAGCCGCTCAACACGCgcaggggctccggcggcggcgcggcggcggcccaGGTGCTGCAGATCGGCGGCGACGCGTCTGAGAATTCCTTCGGAGGGATGGTCACCACGCCCGAGAACTCGTCGGCGTCCTTCGGGGACGACGACAACGGTGTAAGCTCGCCGCGCTCTGGCAACGTCGGCCGTAACGACAACGACGATGATGAGCCGGATTCCAAGAG GAGGAGAGACAGTGGTGACGGCGAGGGAATAAACATGGCCGGCAACCGTACGGTGCGGGAGCCGAGGGTGGTCGTCCAGACCATGAGCGACATCGACATCCTCGACGACGGCTACCGGTGGAGGAAGTACGGGCAGAAGGTGGTGAAGGGCAACCCGAACCCGCGGAGCTACTACAAGTGCACCACGGTGGGGTGCCCCGTGCGGAAGCACGTGGAGCGCGCGTCCCACGACCTGCGCGCCGTGATCACCACGTACGAGGGCAAGCACAACCACGACGTGCCCGCCGCCAGGGGAAGCGCCGCGCTCTACCGCCCCGCGCCCCGGGCGGCGGACAGCACCGCGAGCACCGGCCACTACCTTAACCCGCAGCCGTCCGCCATGGCGTACCAAGCCAGCGCCGCCCCCAACGTGGCCGGGACACAGCAGTACGCGCCGAGGCCCGACGGGTTCGGCGGCCAGAACCCGGGCTCGTTCGGCTTCAACGGCAACTTCGGCTTCTCCGGGGCCGGTTTTGACAACCCGACGGCGTCGTACATGAGCCAGCACCAGGAGCAGCAGAGGCAGAACGACGCGATGCACGCATCGAGCGCCAAGGAGGAGCCGAGGGAGGAGGACATGTTCTTCCAGAACTCCCAGTACTGA